The proteins below are encoded in one region of Vibrio sp. ED004:
- a CDS encoding MFS transporter produces MSSGTPSLSWMQTFRSYLDKRLLWVFMLGCSSGFPWVLIGSNMSGWLKDAGLTRAAIGYFGSVFAVYAINFLWAPLVDRVKLPVLHAILGQRRSWIFFCQTIVLIGTLFIAGVNPAENLAFTSMLALAIAIASATQDIAIDAFRIDTFPKSEASKLPQASAMAVIGWWTGYSLPGYLAFINADSIGWNGVYYGMAGVVVVLMLFTLFVGEPNTQREVLQEQAQQRHNKVVGSKLLAWLSVTVIEPFYDFFKRNGVQVAITLLLFVFLFKIGEAFLGRMSITFYKEIGFSNEQIGHYSKLIGWGATIFFTLVGSVFNVKFGIVRGLMIGGVAMAASNLMFAWIAQTGPSETLFLATIIVDNFTTAFSTVAFVSFLTLLTGQAFSATQYALLASLGNFGRTTLASFSGELVDYLNDWSTFFILTALMVIPSLIMLYSLRHFFTDLLEKAKTNHE; encoded by the coding sequence ATGTCATCAGGCACTCCCTCTCTTTCTTGGATGCAGACTTTCCGCAGCTACCTTGATAAACGCTTACTTTGGGTGTTTATGCTCGGTTGTTCGAGCGGCTTCCCATGGGTTCTTATTGGATCCAACATGTCTGGTTGGCTAAAAGATGCAGGTTTAACACGAGCGGCCATTGGCTACTTTGGTAGTGTGTTTGCCGTCTATGCGATTAACTTTTTATGGGCACCATTGGTAGACCGTGTAAAGCTACCGGTGCTTCACGCAATACTCGGCCAGCGCCGCAGTTGGATCTTTTTCTGCCAAACCATTGTTTTGATCGGCACCTTATTCATCGCAGGCGTCAATCCCGCAGAGAATTTAGCGTTTACCTCAATGTTGGCGCTCGCTATTGCCATAGCCTCAGCCACGCAAGACATCGCGATTGATGCATTTCGTATTGATACCTTCCCAAAATCCGAAGCATCAAAACTGCCGCAAGCTTCTGCAATGGCCGTAATTGGTTGGTGGACAGGATATTCTCTACCAGGCTACCTTGCCTTTATTAATGCAGATTCAATCGGTTGGAATGGCGTGTATTACGGGATGGCAGGTGTCGTTGTCGTATTAATGCTGTTTACTCTTTTTGTCGGAGAGCCAAATACACAACGCGAAGTCCTACAAGAGCAAGCACAGCAGCGCCACAATAAAGTGGTCGGCTCAAAGCTTCTCGCTTGGTTAAGTGTAACGGTAATTGAACCGTTTTATGATTTCTTCAAAAGAAACGGCGTTCAAGTTGCTATTACTCTATTGCTGTTTGTGTTCCTATTTAAGATAGGTGAAGCCTTCTTAGGTCGCATGTCGATCACCTTCTATAAAGAGATAGGTTTCAGTAACGAACAGATCGGTCACTACTCCAAGTTAATTGGCTGGGGAGCTACCATATTCTTCACTTTGGTAGGCAGTGTCTTCAATGTGAAATTCGGTATTGTACGCGGGCTGATGATCGGCGGTGTGGCAATGGCAGCAAGTAATCTAATGTTTGCGTGGATCGCTCAGACTGGCCCGAGTGAAACCTTGTTCTTGGCAACCATCATTGTCGACAACTTCACAACTGCCTTTTCTACCGTTGCGTTTGTCTCTTTCCTAACGTTATTAACAGGCCAAGCGTTTTCAGCAACACAATACGCCTTACTCGCATCCTTAGGTAACTTCGGTCGCACCACACTGGCTTCCTTCAGTGGTGAGTTGGTTGATTACCTCAATGACTGGTCAACCTTCTTTATACTTACTGCACTTATGGTGATTCCAAGTTTGATCATGCTCTATTCGTTGCGCCACTTTTTCACAGATTTACTAGAAAAAGCGAAAACCAACCACGAATAA
- a CDS encoding peptidylprolyl isomerase, whose protein sequence is MGRILSSIALMLVSVSVWAGPKVNVETTLGNFTIELNQEQAPVSAENFLKYVADGSYEGTIFHRVIPGFMAQGGGFDQDMNQQATYAPIKNEGSNGLKNDTATIAMARTNAPDSATRQFFINFSDNDFLNAKGGNPGYAVFGKVTEGFDVVQEMATIPTKRMGRMSDIPVDPIVITKVTLLK, encoded by the coding sequence ATGGGTCGCATTTTATCTTCTATTGCACTAATGCTGGTGAGCGTGAGCGTTTGGGCTGGTCCTAAAGTGAACGTAGAAACAACATTAGGCAACTTCACTATCGAGCTTAACCAAGAGCAAGCACCAGTGAGTGCTGAGAACTTTCTAAAGTACGTTGCTGACGGCAGCTACGAAGGTACTATCTTCCACCGTGTTATTCCTGGTTTCATGGCACAAGGTGGCGGTTTCGATCAAGACATGAATCAACAAGCGACTTATGCTCCTATCAAGAATGAAGGCAGCAATGGCTTGAAGAACGATACAGCAACAATCGCTATGGCTCGTACTAATGCGCCAGATTCTGCAACTCGCCAATTCTTCATTAACTTCTCTGATAATGATTTCTTGAACGCAAAAGGCGGTAACCCAGGTTACGCAGTATTCGGCAAAGTAACTGAAGGTTTTGATGTTGTTCAAGAGATGGCAACGATTCCAACCAAGCGAATGGGCCGCATGTCAGACATCCCAGTCGACCCAATCGTCATCACTAAAGTGACCCTTCTTAAGTAA
- a CDS encoding YajG family lipoprotein translates to MKKLILAASIMALTACSAPQQEQINVMPEASLSSSNLVQGKTYTLTSKDVRAAQYVALVDSGRSNIQPIHAKQNMRISLENAVAQQLESQGYRASVNSENSIVLEIQEALVTVEHTIMENQMDGKVTLEVTAETPEGKLVKTFNGTATRTGALSASNDDIAMVLNDVINLVLKEIANDQELQTYMKERF, encoded by the coding sequence ATGAAAAAACTGATTTTGGCTGCTTCTATTATGGCTTTGACAGCATGTTCAGCCCCTCAGCAAGAACAGATCAATGTAATGCCAGAAGCTTCACTAAGCTCAAGCAACCTAGTACAAGGCAAAACATACACACTAACAAGTAAAGATGTTCGTGCCGCTCAATACGTTGCACTGGTTGATAGTGGCCGTTCAAATATTCAGCCAATTCACGCTAAGCAGAACATGCGTATTTCTCTAGAGAACGCTGTAGCACAACAGTTAGAGTCTCAAGGTTACCGTGCAAGCGTAAACAGCGAAAACTCAATTGTTTTAGAGATTCAAGAAGCACTTGTTACCGTAGAACACACCATTATGGAAAACCAAATGGACGGTAAAGTAACGCTTGAAGTAACGGCTGAGACACCGGAAGGTAAGCTAGTTAAAACATTCAATGGTACTGCAACTCGCACAGGTGCATTAAGCGCTTCAAATGATGATATCGCGATGGTGCTTAACGATGTAATCAACTTGGTATTGAAAGAGATTGCCAACGACCAAGAGCTACAAACTTACATGAAGGAACGTTTCTAA